Proteins from a single region of Synechococcus sp. WH 8109:
- a CDS encoding YggT family protein — MESLPVTLLQVLYATVDIYSFVLIVRVLLSWFPNLDWSNPVLSSVGAITDPYLNAFRGLIPPLGGIDLSALLAFFALSAMKWALQGSIGTVNDYFGGSTW; from the coding sequence ATGGAATCTCTCCCAGTCACCCTGCTGCAGGTGCTTTACGCGACGGTTGATATTTATTCGTTCGTTCTCATCGTTCGGGTCCTTCTGAGCTGGTTTCCCAACCTCGACTGGAGCAATCCGGTACTGAGCAGCGTTGGAGCCATCACGGATCCCTATTTGAACGCCTTTAGAGGGCTAATCCCTCCTTTGGGAGGCATTGACCTCTCAGCTCTGCTGGCGTTTTTCGCCCTATCAGCAATGAAATGGGCACTGCAGGGATCCATCGGCACTGTCAATGACTACTTCGGCGGATCAACCTGGTGA
- the dxs gene encoding 1-deoxy-D-xylulose-5-phosphate synthase, with amino-acid sequence MHLGDLKHPNELHGLSPAQLEDVARQIRERHLQVVSTSGGHLGPGLGVVELTLALYQTLDLDHDRVIWDVGHQAYPHKLITGRFNDFDSLRQQHGVAGYLKRTESNFDHFGAGHASTSISAALGMAMARDNRGESFKCVAVIGDGALTGGMALEAINHAGHLPNTPLLVVLNDNDMSISPPVGALSNVLNRARLSPPMQFLSGSVEESVRHLPFMGGEIPAELNRLKGSMRRLAVPKVGAVFEELGFTYMGPIDGHDIGEMVRTFQAAHREGGPVLVHVVTKKGKGYPYAEADQVGYHAQSAFDLGTGKAIPSSKPKPPSYSKVFGQTLVKLCEQNSRVIGITAAMATGTGLDLLQKAVPDQYVDVGIAEQHAVTLAAGMACEGLRPVVAIYSTFLQRAFDQLIHDVGIQKLPVTFVLDRAGIVGADGPTHQGQYDISYMRAIPNFTVMAPKDEAELQRMLVTCLQHDGPTALRIPRGSGEGVPLMEEGWESLPIGRGELLREGDDLMILAYGSMVAPALATATLLEEAGLSTTVINARFLRPLDQALIHPLARRIPRVVTMEEGALPGGFGAAVLESLIDQDINVSMLRIGIPDQLVDHATPQQSKEALGLTPAHMAERILERFSNTSGDMPATASIKALQA; translated from the coding sequence ATGCATCTCGGAGATCTGAAGCATCCGAATGAACTGCACGGACTCAGCCCGGCTCAACTTGAGGACGTAGCTCGGCAGATTCGTGAGCGGCATCTGCAGGTGGTGTCCACCAGCGGTGGTCACCTTGGGCCTGGCCTGGGGGTTGTGGAGCTGACTCTGGCGCTCTATCAGACGTTGGATCTCGACCATGACCGTGTGATTTGGGATGTGGGCCATCAGGCCTACCCCCACAAATTGATCACCGGCCGGTTCAACGATTTCGATTCCCTGCGTCAGCAGCACGGGGTGGCGGGTTACCTCAAGCGCACAGAGAGCAACTTCGACCATTTCGGAGCGGGCCACGCCAGCACCTCCATCTCAGCGGCGCTGGGTATGGCCATGGCGCGGGACAACCGGGGAGAGTCGTTCAAATGTGTTGCCGTCATTGGTGATGGAGCCCTGACAGGCGGCATGGCTCTTGAGGCCATCAACCACGCAGGACACCTCCCCAACACCCCGCTCCTGGTGGTGCTGAACGACAACGACATGTCGATCTCTCCGCCGGTGGGTGCGCTCTCGAACGTGCTGAACCGTGCGCGGCTCAGCCCACCGATGCAGTTCCTCTCAGGGAGTGTTGAGGAAAGTGTTCGGCATCTGCCTTTCATGGGTGGTGAGATTCCTGCGGAACTCAACCGACTAAAGGGCAGCATGCGTCGCCTCGCGGTTCCCAAGGTGGGTGCCGTGTTCGAGGAACTGGGCTTCACCTACATGGGGCCTATCGACGGTCACGACATCGGTGAAATGGTGCGCACCTTCCAGGCGGCCCACCGTGAGGGTGGCCCTGTGCTGGTGCATGTAGTCACCAAAAAGGGCAAGGGCTATCCCTATGCAGAGGCCGATCAGGTTGGCTATCACGCCCAATCGGCTTTTGATCTCGGCACCGGCAAAGCGATTCCGTCGTCCAAACCCAAGCCCCCCAGCTACAGCAAGGTGTTTGGGCAGACCCTGGTCAAGCTCTGTGAGCAGAACAGTCGGGTGATCGGCATCACCGCGGCTATGGCCACCGGTACCGGTCTCGATCTGCTTCAGAAGGCCGTTCCGGATCAGTACGTGGACGTTGGCATCGCTGAGCAACATGCCGTCACCCTGGCGGCAGGCATGGCCTGCGAGGGGTTGCGCCCTGTCGTTGCCATCTACAGCACCTTCCTTCAGCGCGCCTTCGACCAGTTGATCCACGACGTAGGCATCCAGAAGCTGCCGGTCACCTTCGTGCTCGATCGAGCCGGCATCGTTGGAGCCGACGGGCCGACCCACCAGGGTCAGTACGACATCAGCTACATGCGGGCCATTCCCAACTTCACTGTGATGGCACCGAAGGATGAGGCTGAGCTCCAGCGCATGCTGGTGACCTGCCTGCAGCACGACGGCCCTACGGCGCTGCGGATTCCGCGGGGCTCCGGGGAAGGCGTGCCGTTGATGGAAGAGGGTTGGGAATCGCTGCCGATCGGCCGCGGTGAATTGCTGCGGGAAGGCGACGATCTGATGATCCTGGCCTACGGCTCGATGGTGGCTCCAGCCCTCGCCACAGCAACGCTTCTGGAGGAAGCCGGTCTCTCCACCACCGTGATCAATGCTCGCTTTCTGAGGCCCCTGGATCAGGCGCTGATCCATCCGCTGGCACGTCGCATCCCCCGCGTGGTCACCATGGAAGAGGGGGCCCTACCCGGCGGTTTTGGCGCAGCGGTCCTGGAGTCGTTGATCGACCAGGACATCAACGTGTCGATGCTGCGCATCGGCATCCCCGACCAGCTGGTTGATCACGCCACGCCGCAGCAGAGCAAGGAAGCTCTCGGCCTGACTCCTGCGCATATGGCTGAACGCATCCTTGAGCGCTTCAGCAACACCTCTGGTGATATGCCAGCCACCGCTTCGATCAAGGCCCTGCAGGCCTGA
- the scpB gene encoding SMC-Scp complex subunit ScpB, which translates to MTSPSLPTRLEAILYLKGRPVSIGELAELADSDRRTVEEALVALTASYAQRDSALEIVEQSGRYGLQLRPGMGDLVKDLLPVNLSTATLRTLATIALKKRILQSDLVDLRGSGAYDHIKELLAQEFIERRRQSEGRSYWLTLTEKFHRTFSVLPDLGATDLTEAA; encoded by the coding sequence ATGACGTCTCCATCCCTGCCCACCCGGCTCGAGGCGATTCTTTATCTCAAGGGTCGGCCCGTCAGCATCGGCGAACTGGCCGAACTGGCCGACTCCGACCGCCGAACCGTTGAAGAAGCCCTCGTCGCCCTGACGGCCTCCTACGCCCAGCGGGACAGTGCCCTGGAGATCGTTGAACAGAGCGGTCGCTACGGACTGCAGCTCCGGCCGGGCATGGGCGATCTGGTCAAAGACCTGCTGCCGGTAAATCTCTCCACGGCAACTCTGCGAACCCTCGCCACCATTGCCCTGAAGAAACGCATTCTTCAATCGGATCTTGTGGATCTGCGGGGCTCGGGGGCCTACGACCACATCAAGGAGCTTCTGGCGCAGGAATTCATCGAACGGCGTCGTCAGAGCGAGGGGCGGTCCTACTGGCTAACCCTCACCGAGAAATTTCACCGCACCTTCTCCGTGCTTCCTGATCTTGGGGCAACCGATTTGACGGAAGCTGCATAA
- the ilvA gene encoding threonine ammonia-lyase, biosynthetic yields the protein MTDYLQRILRARVYDVARETPLDPAPNLSRRLNNTVSLKREDLQPVFSFKLRGAYNRMAQLSRDELKRGVIASSAGNHAQGVALSAQKLGCRAVIVMPSTTPEVKVRAVRALGGDVVLHGETYDECSAEAQRRCKAEGLTFIHPFDDPEVIAGQGTIGMEIMRQAEQPPNAIYVAVGGGGLIAGIAAYVKRLWPETEVIGVEPVDADALSRSLQQGQRVELEQVGLFADGVAVRKVGEHTFALAQQFVDRMVRVDTDAICAAIKDVFEDTRSILEPAGALAVAGLKQDVAERQLAGRNLVAVACGANMNFDRLRFIAERAELGEEREAMLAVEIPESPGSLRRLCELLRERSLTEFSYRMTDGASAQIFIGVQVSDENDRALLLGQLERGGFPCLDLSENEFAKVHLRHMVGGRLPASARTACAGECKELLYRFEFPERPGALMSFVDALHPGWSISIFHYRNHGADVGRIVVGVLVPEQEMQGWTEFLNALGYRHWDETNNPAYGLFL from the coding sequence ATGACCGACTACCTGCAGCGGATCCTGCGTGCCCGCGTTTACGACGTGGCACGGGAAACCCCTTTGGATCCCGCCCCCAATCTGAGCCGCCGGCTGAACAACACGGTCTCGCTGAAGCGTGAGGATCTCCAGCCGGTGTTCTCGTTCAAGCTGCGCGGCGCCTACAACCGCATGGCGCAGCTCAGCAGAGACGAGCTCAAGCGCGGTGTGATTGCCTCCAGTGCCGGTAACCATGCCCAGGGCGTCGCCCTGAGTGCCCAGAAGCTTGGCTGTCGGGCCGTGATAGTGATGCCAAGCACCACACCCGAGGTGAAAGTGCGCGCCGTGCGGGCCCTGGGTGGTGACGTGGTCCTCCATGGCGAGACCTACGACGAGTGCTCCGCGGAAGCACAGCGACGCTGCAAGGCCGAGGGGCTCACCTTCATTCACCCCTTCGACGATCCGGAAGTGATCGCAGGCCAAGGAACGATCGGAATGGAGATCATGCGCCAGGCCGAGCAGCCACCCAACGCGATCTATGTGGCCGTGGGCGGTGGTGGCCTGATCGCGGGCATCGCTGCTTACGTCAAACGTCTGTGGCCGGAAACGGAGGTGATCGGCGTGGAGCCGGTGGATGCCGATGCCCTGAGCCGCTCCCTCCAGCAAGGGCAGCGGGTGGAACTGGAACAGGTGGGGCTGTTTGCCGATGGCGTCGCCGTGAGAAAGGTGGGGGAACACACCTTTGCGCTGGCCCAGCAGTTCGTCGATCGCATGGTGCGGGTCGACACCGATGCCATCTGTGCCGCGATCAAGGACGTCTTTGAAGACACCCGTTCAATCCTGGAGCCCGCCGGTGCCCTGGCGGTTGCTGGGCTCAAACAGGACGTGGCCGAGCGCCAGCTGGCGGGGCGCAATCTGGTGGCGGTGGCCTGCGGGGCCAACATGAATTTCGACCGGCTGCGTTTCATCGCCGAACGGGCTGAGCTCGGGGAAGAGCGCGAGGCAATGCTGGCCGTGGAGATTCCCGAATCACCCGGCAGCCTGAGGCGGCTTTGCGAACTGCTACGGGAGCGCAGCCTCACGGAATTCAGTTACCGCATGACTGATGGAGCCTCGGCGCAGATCTTCATCGGTGTGCAGGTGAGCGATGAAAACGACCGTGCCTTACTGCTGGGCCAACTGGAGCGTGGGGGCTTCCCCTGCCTCGATCTCAGCGAAAACGAATTTGCCAAGGTCCACCTGCGCCACATGGTGGGGGGCCGTCTGCCGGCTTCAGCCCGCACGGCCTGTGCCGGGGAATGCAAAGAGCTGCTGTATCGCTTCGAATTTCCCGAACGCCCGGGTGCCTTGATGAGTTTCGTGGATGCTCTCCATCCCGGCTGGAGCATCAGCATCTTCCACTACAGAAACCACGGTGCTGACGTGGGGCGCATCGTTGTTGGCGTACTGGTGCCGGAACAGGAGATGCAGGGCTGGACCGAATTCCTCAATGCCCTGGGCTATCGCCACTGGGATGAAACAAACAACCCGGCCTATGGCCTGTTCCTCTGA